From Pelagibacterium flavum:
GGAGTCGGCCCGCCGGGCCTGCGCCACGTCCAGATTATCACCGAACATGCGGGCCACGAAGGTATAGGCGGGATCGATGCCGCCATCGGCATAAATCGCGCCGATGACCGCTTCGCAGACATCGCCCAGAATGGCGTCCTTGTCCGCGCCGCCGGTACGCGCCTCGCTCTCGCCGAGCCGCACGAATGAGCCCATACCGAGTTTGCGGGCCACCCGCGCGCAGGTTTCCTTGCGCACAAGCGAATTCAGCGTACGCGAAAGTTCGCCCTCATTGGCCTTGGGCAGACGCTTGCACAGCATGTCGGCCACCACGAGCCCCAATACCCTGTCGCCAAGGAATTCAAAGCGCTGGTAGGACTCGGCGGTGCGTTTTGAAGGGGATACGGCGCTTGAATGGGTCAGGGCGCGCAACAGCAGGCCGGGGTCGTTGAAAACATAGCCCAGCCTTGTCTCAAGCGCTTCTCGGTCGCGCGCCCTCAAGCTCATTCGTAAACCGAAGTGAACATCCGGTCGAACCGGACATTGCCCGGCCAGCGCCAGATCTGCCAGGGCGGGATGTTATCGGTAATGGAAAAGAAGCGCCATTCGGCCTTGCCGACGAAATTTTCGAACGGCACATAGCCGACCGCCGAAAGCGAACGGGAATCGAGC
This genomic window contains:
- the rnc gene encoding ribonuclease III, with the translated sequence MSLRARDREALETRLGYVFNDPGLLLRALTHSSAVSPSKRTAESYQRFEFLGDRVLGLVVADMLCKRLPKANEGELSRTLNSLVRKETCARVARKLGMGSFVRLGESEARTGGADKDAILGDVCEAVIGAIYADGGIDPAYTFVARMFGDNLDVAQARRADSKTALQEWAQAKGLEPPAYVETARTGPDHAPVFTISVSVRGFEAITATGTSKKLAEHQAAEKFLLREGVWKADQ